A region of Halalkaliarchaeum desulfuricum DNA encodes the following proteins:
- a CDS encoding TIGR00266 family protein has translation MDYEYENKPAYTTVNATLDNGESVTLEGGALIAHSENIDMETHSSAGGMLGSIKKSMLADEETFRNTFTATANDQYVKFAQNQPGDMTAIDLNAETYYVQSGSYVANGEGVETDTASGGMSSWLGGKGLFFLEASGSGTLFVGSYGGIIQTELDRGEKITVDTGHSVAWHADVDFSTHRVGGLKSTLLGGEGFVMTFEGPGTVYLQTRDYSSFIADIASNIDTD, from the coding sequence ATGGACTACGAATACGAGAACAAGCCCGCGTACACCACGGTGAATGCGACCCTGGATAACGGGGAGAGCGTTACCCTCGAGGGTGGTGCGTTGATCGCCCACTCCGAGAACATCGACATGGAGACCCACAGCAGTGCTGGCGGTATGCTGGGATCGATCAAGAAGTCAATGCTGGCTGACGAAGAGACGTTCCGAAACACCTTCACCGCGACCGCGAACGATCAGTACGTGAAATTCGCCCAGAACCAGCCGGGAGACATGACCGCGATCGACCTCAACGCCGAGACGTATTACGTCCAGTCGGGATCGTACGTTGCAAACGGTGAGGGGGTCGAAACCGACACTGCGAGTGGCGGGATGAGCTCCTGGCTCGGCGGGAAAGGGTTGTTCTTCCTCGAGGCCAGCGGTTCTGGAACGCTGTTCGTGGGCAGTTACGGCGGGATTATTCAAACGGAACTCGACCGGGGCGAGAAGATCACCGTCGACACCGGCCACTCTGTCGCCTGGCACGCCGACGTCGATTTCTCGACCCATCGGGTCGGTGGACTCAAAAGTACGTTACTTGGTGGGGAAGGATTCGTGATGACCTTCGAGGGGCCGGGAACTGTCTACCTCCAGACCAGGGATTATAGCTCCTTTATCGCAGACATCGCCTCGAATATCGACACTGACTAA